A single Rhodoflexus caldus DNA region contains:
- a CDS encoding heavy-metal-associated domain-containing protein, which yields MNKKFFAAVFSALIIVISGYVFAQSDTETITIKTSSQCEMCKKRIEKGMGLEKGVKSAVLNLDNHTLTVVYKKDKTNPEVLRKALSNIGYDADDVAANEKAYKKLPDCCKKGGHDHDGHDHSNHKH from the coding sequence ATGAATAAAAAATTCTTTGCGGCGGTGTTTTCCGCCCTTATTATTGTCATCAGCGGCTACGTGTTTGCGCAGTCTGACACAGAAACCATCACCATTAAAACTTCTTCCCAGTGCGAAATGTGCAAAAAACGCATTGAAAAAGGCATGGGGCTTGAAAAAGGCGTTAAGTCTGCCGTACTGAATCTGGACAATCATACGCTGACAGTAGTTTACAAGAAAGACAAAACCAATCCCGAAGTGCTGCGCAAGGCTCTTTCCAATATCGGTTATGATGCGGACGACGTGGCTGCCAATGAAAAAGCCTACAAAAAGTTGCCCGATTGCTGTAAAAAAGGCGGCCACGACCACGATGGCCATGACCACAGCAACCACAAGCACTAA
- a CDS encoding UDP-N-acetylmuramate--L-alanine ligase codes for MKIHFTAIGGSVMHNLAVALKLKGYQVSGSDDEIYEPSRSRLAAHGILPAEEGWFPEKITADLDAVILGMHARKDNPELLRAQELGIKVYSYPEYVYEQSRHKERVVIAGSHGKTTTTAMVMHVLNFHGKKFDYMVGAMVPGFESTVRLTEDAPVIIIEGDEYLSSPIDPTPKFLHYKHHIGLITGIAWDHINVYPVFDDYVRQFENFAVQTPKAGTLIYCEEDDLATIVSTSNQMRSDVNLIAYGTHKHEVSDSKTLLHTPHHGKVPVSVFGKHNMQNLNGARLVCNRLGIHDKKFYEAIQNFKGAAKRLELLGQNAHTTVYRDFAHAPSKIEATIQAVKEQFPKRKLVACAELHTYSSLSKHFLPQYKHTMQAADEAIVCYSPKTLEIKRMEPIDEATIQAAFDHPNLRVFTNGADLCNYLFSQKWQDKNLLMMSSGTFDQTDLGQLTAHVLEK; via the coding sequence ATGAAAATACATTTTACGGCTATCGGCGGCAGCGTCATGCACAATCTGGCGGTTGCCCTCAAGCTCAAAGGCTATCAGGTAAGTGGTTCGGACGATGAAATATATGAGCCTTCGCGCAGCAGGCTGGCTGCTCACGGCATTTTACCCGCCGAGGAAGGCTGGTTCCCCGAAAAAATCACAGCGGATTTGGATGCCGTCATCTTAGGAATGCACGCCCGCAAAGATAATCCTGAGTTGCTGCGTGCACAGGAGTTGGGCATTAAGGTGTACTCCTATCCCGAATACGTTTATGAGCAAAGCAGGCACAAGGAGCGCGTGGTTATTGCCGGCAGCCACGGCAAAACCACTACTACGGCAATGGTTATGCACGTGTTGAATTTTCACGGCAAAAAATTTGACTATATGGTCGGAGCAATGGTGCCGGGTTTTGAAAGCACCGTTCGCCTGACCGAAGATGCCCCGGTCATCATTATTGAAGGGGATGAGTATCTCTCCTCTCCGATTGACCCGACCCCCAAATTTTTGCACTACAAACATCACATAGGACTGATTACGGGCATTGCATGGGATCATATCAATGTTTACCCTGTTTTTGATGACTACGTGCGTCAGTTTGAAAACTTTGCCGTACAAACGCCCAAGGCAGGCACTTTGATTTATTGCGAAGAAGATGACCTTGCCACAATTGTGAGCACCTCTAATCAGATGCGCAGTGATGTTAATCTGATTGCTTATGGAACGCACAAGCATGAGGTAAGCGATAGCAAAACACTGCTGCATACCCCGCACCATGGCAAAGTGCCTGTATCGGTTTTCGGCAAGCATAACATGCAAAACCTCAATGGAGCACGGTTGGTGTGCAACCGCTTAGGTATTCATGACAAAAAATTTTATGAGGCCATTCAAAACTTCAAGGGTGCAGCCAAACGCTTGGAATTGCTTGGCCAAAACGCCCATACTACCGTTTACCGCGATTTTGCCCATGCCCCTTCTAAAATTGAGGCAACCATTCAGGCCGTAAAAGAACAGTTCCCGAAGCGTAAACTCGTGGCTTGTGCCGAACTGCACACATACAGCAGCCTGAGCAAGCACTTCCTGCCGCAGTACAAACACACAATGCAGGCAGCAGACGAAGCCATTGTTTGCTACAGCCCTAAGACCTTGGAAATCAAGCGCATGGAGCCTATTGACGAAGCAACCATTCAGGCTGCCTTTGACCATCCGAATCTGAGGGTTTTCACCAACGGGGCAGACTTATGCAACTATCTGTTCTCGCAAAAATGGCAGGATAAAAACCTGCTGATGATGAGCTCCGGCACATTTGACCAAACCGATTTGGGGCAACTTACGGCACATGTGCTGGAAAAATAG